A single window of Nicotiana sylvestris chromosome 3, ASM39365v2, whole genome shotgun sequence DNA harbors:
- the LOC104246629 gene encoding UPF0496 protein At3g49070 isoform X1 produces MKIKFRPALRKYFAWNEAQSEKPAHVELDLREEYAHAFRTESYADFWTRVLALGEKITSPTKIVGSTSAARLPSYRLFVEHLLDPDQPTVTRILALIQTHPQTYSLLSEYFSQTAEASLLCSVLLKKVESTRSKYKSLKFTLDSLQKTPYSHVDPMPKILTRLAKFCNSLNPFVSSASSSIQFHAVQANCSQLLKQLELRRDKTRAKLRLMNKLKRGSAVFLVALTVSLTIIVATHALALLVAAPIVMAASFQFASSKKLASWSAQLDIAAKGTYILIRDLDTISRLVGRLTDELEDLQAIVRFWLERGGDPVQLQLQASGEVARQLKKNYASFAEQLDELEEHLYLCFMTINRARNLVITEIMNSGHPNSAPYLLPKE; encoded by the exons ATGAAGATAAAATTTCGTCCAGCTCTGAGAAAATATTTTGCATGGAATG AAGCCCAAAGCGAGAAACCAGCCCACGTGGAATTGGACCTCCGAGAGGAATATGCCCATGCCTTTAGAACCGAATCCTACGCTGATTTCTGGACACGTGTCCTTGCTTTAGGTGAAAAAATTACTTCCCCCACCAAAATTGTCGGCTCCACTTCAGCTGCTCGGCTTCCCTCTTACCGGCTTTTCGTGGAGCATCTTTTGGATCCGGATCAACCCACAGTTACTCGGATCCTGGCTTTGATCCAAACCCACCCACAAACTTACTCTCTACTATCCGAGTATTTTTCCCAAACTGCTGAAGCCTCATTACTCTGCAGTGTATTGCTAAAAAAAGTGGAAAGTACACGATCCAAATATAAATCACTTAAATTCACCTTAGACTCTCTCCAGAAAACACCATATTCACATGTGGATCCCATGCCCAAGATCCTGACCCGGTTAGCTAAATTCTGTAACTCCCTTAACCCATTTGTTTCATCTGCATCTTCATCAATCCAATTTCATGCCGTTCAAGCAAACTGCTCTCAGCTGCTAAAACAACTCGAGCTTAGACGAGACAAGACCAGAGCCAAACTACGTCTAATGAACAAACTCAAACGTGGCTCAGCTGTATTTCTCGTGGCTTTAACTGTCTCGCTTACAATAATTGTCGCGACTCATGCACTTGCCTTGCTAGTAGCGGCTCCTATTGTAATGGCGGCTTCATTCCAGTTCGCGTCGAGTAAGAAGCTAGCAAGCTGGTCAGCTCAGCTTGACATAGCTGCAAAAGGGACCTACATTTTGATTAGAGACTTGGATACTATAAGCAGGCTAGTGGGTCGGCTAACTGATGAATTAGAAGATTTACAAGCCATAGTTCGATTTTGGCTCGAGCGAGGTGGAGATCCTGTTCAACTTCAACTTCAAGCCAGTGGGGAAGTAGCGCGCCAATTGAAAAAGAATTATGCAAGCTTTGCGGAGCAATTGGATGAATTAGAAGAACATTTGTACTTGTGCTTCATGACCATCAATAGGGCTAGAAACCTTGTGATTACAGAAATTATGAATTCGGGTCACCCAAATTCAGCCCCATACTTGTTACCCAAAGAATAG
- the LOC104246629 gene encoding UPF0496 protein At3g49070 isoform X2 codes for MKIKFRPALRKYFAWNAQSEKPAHVELDLREEYAHAFRTESYADFWTRVLALGEKITSPTKIVGSTSAARLPSYRLFVEHLLDPDQPTVTRILALIQTHPQTYSLLSEYFSQTAEASLLCSVLLKKVESTRSKYKSLKFTLDSLQKTPYSHVDPMPKILTRLAKFCNSLNPFVSSASSSIQFHAVQANCSQLLKQLELRRDKTRAKLRLMNKLKRGSAVFLVALTVSLTIIVATHALALLVAAPIVMAASFQFASSKKLASWSAQLDIAAKGTYILIRDLDTISRLVGRLTDELEDLQAIVRFWLERGGDPVQLQLQASGEVARQLKKNYASFAEQLDELEEHLYLCFMTINRARNLVITEIMNSGHPNSAPYLLPKE; via the exons ATGAAGATAAAATTTCGTCCAGCTCTGAGAAAATATTTTGCATGGAATG CCCAAAGCGAGAAACCAGCCCACGTGGAATTGGACCTCCGAGAGGAATATGCCCATGCCTTTAGAACCGAATCCTACGCTGATTTCTGGACACGTGTCCTTGCTTTAGGTGAAAAAATTACTTCCCCCACCAAAATTGTCGGCTCCACTTCAGCTGCTCGGCTTCCCTCTTACCGGCTTTTCGTGGAGCATCTTTTGGATCCGGATCAACCCACAGTTACTCGGATCCTGGCTTTGATCCAAACCCACCCACAAACTTACTCTCTACTATCCGAGTATTTTTCCCAAACTGCTGAAGCCTCATTACTCTGCAGTGTATTGCTAAAAAAAGTGGAAAGTACACGATCCAAATATAAATCACTTAAATTCACCTTAGACTCTCTCCAGAAAACACCATATTCACATGTGGATCCCATGCCCAAGATCCTGACCCGGTTAGCTAAATTCTGTAACTCCCTTAACCCATTTGTTTCATCTGCATCTTCATCAATCCAATTTCATGCCGTTCAAGCAAACTGCTCTCAGCTGCTAAAACAACTCGAGCTTAGACGAGACAAGACCAGAGCCAAACTACGTCTAATGAACAAACTCAAACGTGGCTCAGCTGTATTTCTCGTGGCTTTAACTGTCTCGCTTACAATAATTGTCGCGACTCATGCACTTGCCTTGCTAGTAGCGGCTCCTATTGTAATGGCGGCTTCATTCCAGTTCGCGTCGAGTAAGAAGCTAGCAAGCTGGTCAGCTCAGCTTGACATAGCTGCAAAAGGGACCTACATTTTGATTAGAGACTTGGATACTATAAGCAGGCTAGTGGGTCGGCTAACTGATGAATTAGAAGATTTACAAGCCATAGTTCGATTTTGGCTCGAGCGAGGTGGAGATCCTGTTCAACTTCAACTTCAAGCCAGTGGGGAAGTAGCGCGCCAATTGAAAAAGAATTATGCAAGCTTTGCGGAGCAATTGGATGAATTAGAAGAACATTTGTACTTGTGCTTCATGACCATCAATAGGGCTAGAAACCTTGTGATTACAGAAATTATGAATTCGGGTCACCCAAATTCAGCCCCATACTTGTTACCCAAAGAATAG